In Exiguobacterium sibiricum 7-3, a genomic segment contains:
- a CDS encoding AAA family ATPase — MRPERLTLRAFGPFADEETIDFRALGGRTMFVISGNTGAGKTTIFDALTFALYGETSGGEREMSDLRSHFAKPEDKTEVELEFLLKGERYRIIRQPSQPHPVNKTDYGHEAELARHDGTTWKPLALKIPEIRQQVQELLQLDHKQFSQILLLPQNKFRELLMAESKDKLQILKQLFKTEHYGEFQQRLHRKALDLAAAIKETKTKQLAKLEELPLDLNWSEATETTIRHQTDTLLATLDEKIEQAKTVEQTGRQTVEQLTERLRQAEQLEQTFTEYDQLVSLEQQLALTLPETMRQKEQYDAAARAAAIQGVYETFQSVEQTVRQLAGTKQTVLSELEHLQQQLEQVNRTVEQLTGQEPEMREASRRLEQIADELQRLQDQEQLVRQQEDLRRAVATLNPEALREQRTRQRSERTQLQAEIATMTDDSSTRLSLQERRFILQSVEQKQQEWQRNESERLRLIEQGTRVKAEKEQAERTYTAGRQNERRQLAAELAAHLHDGEACPVCGSATHPQLAVKTEPLDVEALHQAYLTAQSAHQELQATYRTVAERKRQLEQELKTLADGQPVPNDVTAIRTEINNLKNQESRLQQQQERKQQMEQQLRTIETALEQADRQIEDETNRQSKLQLELARLEGMLNQNPNAPSRRELETEQQTLTKRLAEFEAARTAGQTQKQRLDQEVAARTGRLEHVEEELTTHTSKRTEAKRALEQSLQEERFETIKQFEQARLTRQMMEQLAERLEADRRKRQDVESGLERIRQLIQQQDRPDLTALRPIVRQAEVELATATDYRIGVEKERLHVKQLVDAWSSLQQQIEAEDARYGILGELARVGVGDNAQRMTFETYVQTAYFDEILQAANRHLHGMTSGRFLLERKTEAGKGLKKYGLDLNVFDAYTSQTRHVKTLSGGESFKASLALALGLSEVVQEASGGVSLETMFIDEGFGTLDPESLEQAIETLLSIQASGRMVGIISHVQELKSRVDAKIEVTQGKTGSTIRLVVE; from the coding sequence ATGCGTCCAGAACGATTGACCTTACGTGCGTTCGGACCGTTTGCCGACGAAGAGACAATTGATTTTCGTGCGCTCGGCGGGCGGACGATGTTTGTCATCTCGGGTAATACCGGTGCCGGAAAAACGACGATTTTTGATGCGTTGACGTTTGCCTTGTACGGCGAAACGTCAGGCGGCGAACGGGAAATGAGCGATCTGCGCAGTCATTTCGCGAAACCGGAAGATAAAACGGAAGTCGAACTTGAATTTTTGTTAAAAGGCGAACGCTACCGGATCATTCGGCAACCGAGTCAGCCGCACCCGGTCAATAAGACGGATTACGGTCATGAGGCTGAACTCGCGCGGCATGACGGCACGACCTGGAAACCGCTTGCGCTGAAAATTCCGGAAATCCGCCAACAGGTGCAGGAACTGTTGCAACTCGATCACAAGCAGTTTTCGCAAATCTTATTGCTTCCGCAAAACAAGTTCCGGGAACTGTTGATGGCAGAGTCAAAAGACAAATTACAGATCCTCAAGCAGTTGTTCAAGACGGAACACTACGGGGAGTTTCAACAGCGTCTCCACCGGAAAGCACTCGATCTTGCAGCGGCCATCAAAGAAACGAAAACGAAGCAGCTCGCGAAGTTGGAAGAATTACCGCTCGACCTCAACTGGTCGGAAGCGACGGAAACGACGATCCGTCACCAGACCGATACATTACTTGCGACACTTGATGAAAAAATTGAGCAGGCAAAGACGGTGGAACAGACGGGACGTCAAACGGTCGAACAGTTGACAGAACGGTTGCGTCAGGCCGAACAACTCGAGCAGACCTTCACTGAGTACGATCAATTAGTATCTCTTGAGCAACAGCTTGCCTTGACGTTGCCGGAAACGATGCGTCAGAAAGAGCAGTACGACGCAGCGGCCCGGGCAGCGGCGATTCAAGGAGTGTACGAAACGTTTCAGTCGGTGGAACAAACGGTCCGGCAATTAGCCGGCACGAAACAAACGGTTCTGTCGGAACTCGAACATCTGCAACAGCAACTCGAACAGGTGAACCGGACCGTCGAACAATTGACGGGACAGGAACCGGAAATGCGTGAAGCATCCCGGCGACTGGAGCAAATTGCGGACGAACTGCAACGACTGCAGGATCAGGAACAATTGGTGCGTCAACAAGAAGATTTACGACGTGCCGTCGCCACCTTAAATCCCGAAGCGTTACGTGAACAGCGGACTCGTCAGCGCAGTGAACGGACGCAGCTACAGGCTGAAATCGCGACGATGACCGACGATTCGAGCACCCGTTTGTCCTTACAGGAACGACGATTCATCTTGCAATCGGTCGAACAAAAACAGCAGGAATGGCAACGCAATGAATCAGAGCGGCTCCGGTTGATCGAGCAGGGCACACGCGTCAAAGCGGAAAAGGAACAGGCGGAACGGACGTATACGGCAGGACGTCAGAATGAACGCCGACAACTGGCGGCGGAGCTTGCGGCACATCTGCATGACGGGGAAGCCTGTCCGGTCTGTGGCAGCGCGACGCATCCGCAACTCGCCGTCAAGACGGAACCGCTCGATGTCGAAGCCTTGCACCAAGCCTACTTAACCGCGCAATCGGCGCACCAGGAGTTACAGGCGACGTACCGGACTGTTGCGGAACGGAAACGGCAACTCGAACAGGAGCTGAAGACACTTGCTGACGGACAGCCGGTTCCGAACGATGTGACAGCAATTCGTACAGAAATCAACAACTTAAAAAATCAAGAGAGCCGCCTGCAACAGCAACAGGAGCGAAAACAGCAGATGGAACAACAGCTCCGAACCATCGAGACGGCACTGGAACAGGCAGACCGTCAAATCGAGGATGAGACGAACCGGCAGTCGAAACTGCAATTGGAACTGGCACGGCTCGAAGGGATGCTGAATCAAAATCCGAATGCACCGTCACGCCGCGAGTTGGAAACGGAACAGCAGACACTGACAAAACGGTTGGCGGAGTTTGAAGCGGCACGGACAGCAGGACAGACTCAAAAACAACGGCTCGATCAGGAAGTCGCGGCGCGGACCGGACGCCTTGAGCACGTGGAAGAAGAATTGACGACACATACGTCGAAGCGGACGGAAGCCAAACGTGCTTTGGAGCAGAGCCTGCAGGAAGAACGTTTCGAGACGATCAAACAATTCGAGCAGGCCCGTCTGACACGACAAATGATGGAACAGTTGGCGGAAAGACTCGAAGCCGACCGGCGGAAACGGCAGGATGTCGAAAGCGGTCTTGAGCGGATCCGACAACTGATTCAGCAACAGGATCGTCCGGATCTTACGGCCCTTCGTCCGATCGTCAGACAAGCAGAAGTGGAACTGGCGACAGCAACGGATTACCGGATCGGCGTTGAAAAAGAACGGTTGCACGTCAAACAGCTCGTTGATGCCTGGTCGAGCTTACAGCAACAAATCGAAGCGGAAGATGCGCGGTACGGTATCCTCGGCGAGCTGGCGCGGGTCGGTGTCGGTGATAATGCCCAGCGGATGACGTTTGAGACGTATGTCCAGACTGCCTATTTCGATGAAATTTTGCAGGCGGCGAACCGTCACTTACACGGGATGACGTCCGGACGTTTCCTGCTCGAACGGAAGACGGAAGCAGGTAAAGGATTAAAAAAATACGGACTCGATTTAAACGTCTTTGATGCCTATACATCGCAGACACGGCACGTCAAGACGTTGTCCGGCGGGGAAAGCTTTAAGGCGTCACTTGCTTTGGCGCTCGGATTATCGGAAGTGGTACAGGAAGCGAGTGGCGGCGTGTCGCTTGAGACGATGTTCATCGATGAAGGATTCGGTACGCTTGATCCGGAATCGCTCGAACAGGCAATTGAAACCCTGTTGTCGATTCAGGCGAGCGGTCGGATGGTCGGTATCATTAGCCACGTGCAGGAACTGAAGTCACGAGTCGATGCGAAAATTGAAGTGACGCAAGGCAAAACAGGATCGACGATTCGCCTTGTCGTCGAGTAA
- a CDS encoding exonuclease SbcCD subunit D yields MKWIHTADWHLGKIVHGESMLDNQRAVLQEFLQLLDREQPDAVIIAGDLYDRAVPPTEAVELLDTVLADIVLERKIPVVAISGNHDSAERLSFGTTLLQRAGLHLAGKLTSTIEPVEIQGVRFYPVPFADPATVRYVYQDETIRTHDDAMRKIIGMLDIEGPSVLVGHAFVIGGLETDSERQLSVGTAGQVSASAFAPFTYTALGHLHNPLAINSETIRYSGSLLKYSFSEAHHVKGVDVLTLNDTGTFDRRFEPLTAKRDLRELTGSLAELTDPVFVATQTTDDYIKINLTDAEALIDPMGKLKKIYPNILHLERTGFTRESTRAVQASRDQVQAATVTDLFREFYEAVREKQPTDAMQAVLEEEAACVQND; encoded by the coding sequence ATGAAATGGATTCATACTGCCGATTGGCATTTAGGGAAAATCGTTCACGGGGAATCGATGCTTGACAATCAGCGAGCTGTTCTCCAGGAATTTCTGCAATTGCTTGACCGGGAACAACCGGACGCGGTCATCATTGCCGGTGATTTATATGATCGGGCTGTCCCGCCGACGGAAGCCGTCGAACTGCTGGATACCGTCTTAGCCGACATCGTGCTCGAACGGAAGATTCCGGTCGTCGCGATCAGCGGCAACCATGATTCAGCGGAACGACTGAGCTTCGGAACGACGTTATTACAACGGGCGGGTCTTCATCTGGCCGGAAAGTTAACATCAACAATCGAACCGGTCGAGATTCAAGGCGTCCGTTTTTACCCGGTTCCGTTCGCGGATCCGGCGACCGTCCGCTATGTCTATCAAGATGAAACGATCCGGACGCATGATGACGCGATGCGAAAAATCATCGGGATGCTGGACATCGAGGGACCGAGTGTCCTCGTCGGGCATGCCTTTGTCATAGGCGGACTTGAGACCGATTCCGAACGGCAGTTGTCAGTCGGGACCGCGGGACAGGTCAGCGCCAGCGCCTTTGCTCCGTTTACGTATACGGCACTTGGGCATTTGCATAATCCGCTTGCGATCAACTCGGAGACAATCCGTTACAGTGGGTCGTTGTTGAAGTACTCGTTCTCGGAAGCACATCACGTCAAAGGTGTCGATGTTCTGACGTTGAACGATACCGGGACGTTTGACCGCCGCTTCGAACCGTTGACGGCCAAGCGCGATTTGCGTGAACTGACCGGCAGTCTCGCTGAGCTGACGGATCCGGTCTTCGTCGCGACACAAACGACGGATGATTACATTAAAATCAACTTGACGGATGCTGAAGCGTTGATTGATCCGATGGGGAAATTAAAGAAAATCTATCCGAATATCCTCCATCTCGAACGGACCGGATTTACCCGTGAAAGTACCCGGGCCGTCCAGGCGTCACGCGATCAGGTCCAGGCCGCGACAGTAACGGATCTGTTCCGTGAATTTTATGAAGCGGTCCGGGAAAAACAACCGACGGATGCGATGCAAGCCGTCTTAGAGGAGGAAGCTGCATGCGTCCAGAACGATTGA
- a CDS encoding ThiF family adenylyltransferase produces the protein MTDRYSRQIRFRPIGQGGQEQLAERRVVIIGLGALGTASAEQLVRAGVGHLTLIDRDYVEWSNLQRQQLYTERDARERLPKAVAAKQRLRDINSTVTIEAIVEDVTATNIDRLVAQADLIMDATDNFAIRMLINDVAAKREIPWIYGACVASYGMTYTVLPKETPCLHCLLNHLPKQQETCDTRGIISPAVQLVASHQVTETLKLLTGAKAALRRTLLSFDLWTNQQSQIDVTSLKRSACPSCGDAAVYPYLNGTPLQFVTLCGRDTVQVRGEGERDLVRLENEMLARGIKSQRNPYLLMFETAQNRIVAFADGRILIHGEADPEQAKRTYTTYFQ, from the coding sequence ATGACGGATCGCTACAGCCGCCAAATCCGCTTTCGTCCGATCGGACAAGGCGGACAAGAGCAATTGGCTGAGCGCCGCGTCGTCATCATCGGTCTCGGTGCGCTCGGGACAGCCAGTGCGGAACAGCTCGTCCGGGCCGGTGTCGGACATTTGACCCTGATCGACCGTGATTACGTCGAGTGGAGCAATCTCCAACGGCAACAATTGTACACGGAACGGGATGCCCGGGAACGGCTGCCGAAAGCGGTCGCAGCCAAGCAACGGCTTCGCGACATCAATTCGACCGTGACGATTGAAGCGATTGTGGAAGACGTGACGGCAACGAACATTGATCGACTCGTTGCGCAGGCAGACCTGATCATGGATGCGACAGACAATTTCGCGATCCGGATGCTGATCAATGATGTCGCAGCGAAACGGGAGATTCCTTGGATTTACGGAGCCTGTGTCGCGAGTTACGGCATGACATACACCGTTTTACCGAAGGAGACGCCTTGTCTGCATTGTTTGCTGAATCACCTGCCGAAGCAACAGGAGACGTGCGATACCCGGGGCATCATCAGTCCGGCTGTCCAACTGGTAGCCTCGCATCAAGTGACGGAAACATTGAAACTGTTGACGGGTGCAAAAGCTGCACTACGACGGACGTTGTTGTCGTTTGATCTTTGGACGAATCAGCAGAGTCAGATTGATGTCACGTCCTTAAAACGATCAGCCTGTCCTTCATGCGGCGACGCTGCCGTCTATCCGTATCTTAACGGAACGCCACTCCAGTTCGTCACGTTGTGCGGTCGGGACACCGTTCAAGTCCGGGGAGAAGGGGAACGGGACTTGGTCCGGCTTGAAAACGAGATGCTGGCACGCGGGATCAAAAGTCAACGGAACCCGTATTTACTGATGTTTGAAACGGCGCAGAACCGGATTGTCGCCTTTGCCGACGGGCGGATCTTAATTCACGGCGAAGCGGATCCGGAGCAGGCAAAACGAACATATACGACATATTTCCAGTAA
- a CDS encoding thiazole synthase, translating to MLEIGGKTFTSRLLLGTGKYPDAETQQQAVEASETNILTFSVRRFDVFAKEQTNPLAALDLSRYDLLPNTAGAKTAEEAVRLARLARASGMCDMVKVEVIGCDKTLLPDPIETLRAAEELIKDGFIVLPYTSDDLLLARRLEELGCHAIMPAASPIGSGQGILNPLALSFIIEQMTVPVIVDAGIGSPADAAYAMELGADGVLLNSAVAHANDPVKMAQAMKLAVEAGRLGFEAGRIEKKRYATASSPTTGISRP from the coding sequence ATGTTAGAAATTGGCGGAAAAACATTTACATCACGATTATTACTCGGAACGGGAAAATATCCGGACGCTGAGACGCAACAACAAGCGGTCGAAGCATCGGAAACGAACATTTTAACGTTTTCCGTCCGGCGTTTTGACGTCTTTGCGAAAGAACAGACGAATCCACTCGCAGCACTCGACTTAAGTCGCTATGATCTGTTGCCGAACACGGCGGGCGCAAAAACGGCGGAAGAAGCCGTCCGGCTGGCCCGTCTTGCCCGGGCATCCGGCATGTGCGACATGGTCAAGGTCGAGGTGATCGGTTGCGACAAGACGTTATTACCGGATCCGATCGAAACCTTGCGGGCGGCAGAGGAATTGATCAAGGACGGTTTCATCGTCTTGCCGTATACATCGGATGATTTACTGCTCGCGCGTCGGCTCGAGGAACTGGGCTGTCACGCGATCATGCCGGCAGCGTCACCGATCGGTTCGGGGCAGGGGATCTTAAATCCGCTTGCGCTCAGTTTCATCATCGAGCAGATGACGGTCCCGGTCATCGTGGACGCAGGGATTGGCTCACCGGCTGACGCGGCTTACGCGATGGAACTGGGTGCCGATGGTGTCTTGCTGAATTCTGCGGTCGCCCATGCCAACGATCCGGTCAAGATGGCACAGGCGATGAAACTGGCGGTCGAAGCCGGGCGCCTCGGTTTCGAAGCGGGACGGATTGAGAAAAAACGGTATGCGACGGCAAGCAGTCCGACGACTGGAATCAGCCGCCCATGA
- the thiS gene encoding sulfur carrier protein ThiS, translating into MQIRLNGKAYPLAEQTKTLHDLIQQLNIDEEVVIIEQNHQIIDRSRYTFTNVQPGDVVEIVHFVGGG; encoded by the coding sequence ATGCAAATCCGATTGAATGGGAAAGCCTATCCACTGGCGGAACAAACGAAGACGCTACACGACTTGATTCAGCAGTTGAACATCGATGAAGAGGTCGTCATCATCGAACAAAATCATCAAATCATCGACCGGTCCCGGTATACGTTCACGAACGTCCAACCCGGTGATGTCGTTGAAATCGTTCATTTTGTAGGAGGCGGATAA
- a CDS encoding NAD(P)/FAD-dependent oxidoreductase encodes MKQPDVLIVGAGIIGLTLGYELLQRGQSVHLLEQSTVGQGATRAAAGMLATDEELSEPLHALAAVSRALYPQLVRQLFDETGLTSGYLELPFQLRQKNKTVQFERVGQVDPPLLVRALRQAIEQRGGVIEEQVTVLRLLRDNETVTGVETSRGRQFGRQVVIAGGRGSEPLLQTIGISIDTLPVKGECLSVRLATGQLEQTLFHETVYLVPKADGRIIIGATEHVGEESTTVNAGSVSDLLTAAIDVYPPIRDAALVEIWSGVRPQTRDGLPYLGRVKGVAGLSVATGHHRHGILLAPVTAQVLADCVMNRKPEVTLEAFCCRRHEEENTCKSD; translated from the coding sequence ATGAAGCAACCGGATGTATTGATTGTCGGCGCCGGTATCATCGGTTTGACACTCGGTTATGAGCTCCTTCAGCGTGGACAAAGCGTCCATTTGCTTGAACAGTCAACAGTCGGACAGGGGGCGACACGGGCGGCAGCGGGAATGCTCGCGACGGACGAAGAACTGTCGGAACCGTTACATGCGTTAGCGGCAGTGAGCCGTGCGCTTTATCCGCAGCTTGTCCGTCAATTGTTCGACGAGACCGGGTTGACGAGCGGCTATCTCGAACTGCCATTTCAGTTGCGACAGAAGAATAAAACCGTCCAATTTGAACGGGTCGGTCAAGTCGATCCTCCGTTGCTCGTCCGCGCGTTACGGCAAGCGATTGAACAGCGGGGCGGGGTGATTGAAGAACAGGTGACTGTCTTGCGTCTTTTGCGGGACAACGAGACGGTAACCGGGGTTGAAACAAGCCGGGGACGGCAATTTGGTCGACAGGTCGTCATTGCCGGTGGACGAGGGTCGGAACCGTTGTTGCAAACGATCGGGATTTCGATTGACACGCTCCCGGTCAAAGGCGAGTGCCTGTCTGTCCGCCTCGCAACCGGTCAACTCGAACAGACCTTGTTTCATGAGACGGTGTATCTCGTCCCGAAAGCAGACGGACGGATCATCATCGGCGCTACGGAACACGTTGGCGAGGAATCGACGACGGTCAACGCGGGTAGCGTCTCGGATCTGTTGACGGCAGCAATCGACGTATATCCGCCAATCCGTGATGCGGCACTGGTTGAGATCTGGTCCGGCGTCCGGCCGCAGACCCGTGACGGGTTACCGTATCTTGGACGGGTCAAAGGGGTTGCCGGTTTGTCGGTCGCGACGGGACATCACCGGCACGGTATCCTGCTCGCTCCGGTGACAGCGCAAGTCCTCGCCGATTGTGTCATGAACCGAAAACCGGAAGTTACGCTGGAGGCGTTTTGTTGCAGACGACACGAGGAGGAGAATACATGCAAATCCGATTGA
- a CDS encoding thiamine phosphate synthase, with amino-acid sequence MTQLHLLTTGKQRPDVLERLLPELAATVDRIHLREPSWSAKELVACIETLVRRGVKIEQLIVHDRLDVAVVTGTGVQLTTRSIPIDRVRSRFPELVIGQSVHSLTEALAAEQGGADYVLYGHIFETGSKPGVPPRGLDALKQVVDWTSIPVIAIGGIKPDNLQDVMATGCSGGAVLSGILGQTSPVEAAGRFRAVIGR; translated from the coding sequence ATGACGCAGTTACATCTGTTGACAACCGGCAAGCAACGTCCGGACGTGCTCGAACGCTTGTTGCCGGAACTCGCTGCAACCGTCGACCGGATTCATCTGCGGGAACCGTCATGGTCGGCGAAGGAACTGGTCGCGTGCATCGAAACACTCGTGCGACGAGGCGTAAAAATTGAGCAATTAATTGTCCATGACCGGCTGGACGTGGCAGTCGTCACCGGCACCGGAGTTCAGCTGACAACACGCAGCATTCCGATCGACCGTGTCCGGAGCCGTTTCCCGGAACTGGTGATTGGTCAATCGGTCCATTCATTGACGGAAGCACTGGCGGCAGAACAGGGGGGTGCTGATTACGTCCTATACGGCCATATTTTTGAGACGGGATCGAAACCCGGTGTACCGCCAAGAGGACTTGATGCCTTAAAACAGGTTGTCGACTGGACATCGATTCCGGTTATCGCAATCGGCGGAATTAAACCGGACAATCTACAGGATGTCATGGCGACAGGCTGCTCAGGTGGCGCCGTCTTGTCGGGCATTCTTGGTCAAACGTCTCCGGTTGAAGCAGCCGGACGGTTCCGGGCGGTGATTGGACGATGA